A DNA window from Massilia putida contains the following coding sequences:
- a CDS encoding cytochrome c biogenesis protein ResB, whose protein sequence is MSTTGIELKTRRRGVAEAVELLSSMRFAITLLVMIAIAAIIGTIMQQDRGMSDYVNQFGPFWFEIFRKLSLYTVYSAWWFLLILGFLIISTSLCIARNAPKFIRDMRSWRDAVREESLRNFHHRTEWTAPLDMVPLAQQTASRLVDAGYKTKMVDKPGGVLVAAKKGAGNKFGYIFAHTAIIVILLGGLLDSNLPIRFQEWFMGKTPYAGTGLISAIAPQHRLGLGNPTFRGNTLIPEGQASDTALLQQADGVLVQDLPFTIELKKFNIDFYSTGMPKLFASDVVIRDHETGKTFPATIKVNQPLIYRGVAVYQSSFEDGGSKLKLTGWPMTGTGDKSFAIEGEVGNATELKQGTDTYSVEWSGFRPFNVENTSQNNDARAVAKGKSFEEQFAQTLSQHSGSAAKNVGKKDLKNVGPSVQYKLRDKTGQAREFLNYMQPVTLEGHEVFLAGVRSNPSDPFSFLRIPADDQHGLRDWMRLRAALADPSLREEAARRYAARALPPGDAGGVLATQLQESAAKTLAIFAGNGDQGGYLAVSKFLERIPAAEQEKAATVFMKMLNGAMWELWQAARARDGEAPVTPTETHGRFLQQATNALSDSFFYGAPVFLALDDFKEVKASVLQVTRSPGKKVVYVGCLLLVLGIFSMFYIRERRIWVWVKPAPDGGTHALMAMSTQRRTLDFEREFDDLKNKLPQSA, encoded by the coding sequence ATGAGCACCACCGGAATTGAACTGAAAACGCGCCGGCGCGGCGTGGCCGAAGCGGTCGAATTGCTGTCCTCGATGCGGTTCGCGATCACCTTGCTGGTCATGATCGCGATTGCCGCCATCATCGGCACCATCATGCAGCAGGACCGCGGCATGTCGGATTACGTGAACCAGTTCGGCCCGTTCTGGTTCGAGATCTTCCGCAAGCTGAGCCTGTACACGGTGTATTCGGCCTGGTGGTTCCTGCTGATCCTGGGTTTCCTGATCATCTCGACGAGCCTGTGCATCGCGCGCAATGCGCCGAAGTTCATCCGCGACATGCGCAGCTGGCGCGATGCCGTGCGCGAGGAATCGCTGCGCAATTTCCACCACCGGACCGAATGGACGGCCCCGCTGGACATGGTCCCGCTGGCCCAGCAGACCGCGTCCCGCCTCGTCGACGCCGGCTATAAAACGAAGATGGTCGACAAGCCGGGCGGCGTGCTCGTCGCCGCAAAGAAGGGCGCCGGCAACAAGTTCGGCTATATCTTCGCGCACACGGCCATCATCGTGATCCTGCTGGGCGGCCTGCTCGATTCGAACCTGCCGATCCGCTTCCAGGAATGGTTCATGGGGAAAACGCCGTATGCGGGCACGGGCCTGATCTCCGCGATCGCGCCGCAGCACCGCCTCGGCCTCGGCAACCCGACCTTCCGCGGCAACACCCTGATTCCCGAAGGCCAGGCCAGCGACACGGCACTGCTCCAGCAAGCCGACGGCGTCCTCGTGCAAGACCTGCCGTTCACCATCGAGCTAAAGAAATTCAACATCGATTTCTACTCGACGGGCATGCCGAAGCTGTTCGCCAGCGACGTCGTGATCCGCGACCACGAGACAGGTAAAACGTTCCCCGCGACCATCAAGGTCAACCAGCCGCTGATCTACCGCGGCGTCGCCGTTTACCAGTCCAGCTTCGAGGATGGCGGCAGCAAGCTCAAGCTGACGGGCTGGCCGATGACGGGCACCGGCGACAAATCGTTCGCCATCGAGGGCGAAGTCGGCAATGCGACCGAGCTCAAGCAGGGCACCGACACGTACTCCGTCGAGTGGTCGGGCTTCCGGCCGTTCAACGTCGAGAACACCAGCCAGAACAACGATGCGCGCGCCGTCGCGAAAGGTAAAAGTTTCGAGGAACAGTTCGCCCAGACCTTGTCCCAGCACTCGGGCTCGGCCGCGAAGAACGTCGGCAAGAAGGATCTGAAAAACGTCGGGCCCAGCGTGCAATACAAGCTGCGCGACAAGACGGGCCAGGCGCGCGAATTCCTGAACTACATGCAGCCCGTGACCCTCGAAGGCCATGAGGTGTTCCTGGCCGGCGTGCGCAGCAATCCGTCCGATCCGTTCAGCTTCCTGCGCATCCCGGCCGACGACCAGCACGGCTTGCGCGATTGGATGCGCCTGCGCGCCGCGCTCGCCGACCCGTCGCTGCGCGAGGAAGCCGCACGCCGCTACGCCGCCCGCGCGCTGCCGCCGGGCGATGCGGGCGGGGTGCTGGCCACGCAGCTGCAGGAATCGGCCGCCAAGACGCTGGCGATTTTTGCCGGCAACGGCGACCAGGGCGGTTATCTGGCCGTCTCGAAATTCCTCGAGCGCATCCCCGCGGCGGAGCAGGAAAAGGCGGCGACCGTGTTCATGAAGATGCTCAACGGCGCCATGTGGGAGCTGTGGCAGGCTGCGCGTGCGCGCGATGGCGAAGCGCCCGTGACGCCCACCGAGACTCACGGCCGCTTCCTGCAACAGGCGACGAACGCGTTGTCCGACAGCTTTTTCTATGGCGCGCCCGTGTTCCTGGCGCTGGACGATTTCAAGGAAGTCAAAGCGTCGGTGCTGCAGGTGACGCGCTCGCCGGGCAAGAAAGTGGTCTATGTCGGCTGTCTGTTGCTGGTGCTGGGTATTTTCTCGATGTTTTACATCCGCGAGCGCCGCATCTGGGTGTGGGTGAAGCCGGCCCCGGACGGCGGCACGCACGCGCTGATGGCGATGAGCACCCAACGCAGAACGCTCGATTTCGAGCGGGAATTCGACGACCTGAAGAACAAACTGCCGCAATCGGCGTAA